A genomic region of Coraliomargarita sinensis contains the following coding sequences:
- the zwf gene encoding glucose-6-phosphate dehydrogenase produces MTQASEDESRHPFLKGLSKHRGAPPTVVVIFGASGDLTARKLVPAIFNLGVDNLLPGDFHLIGYGRKEIPDEEFRSLMDEAIEEHSRRPLSKEIWERVRHNTTYHAGGYDEASSFASLAEKIDGIEKEIGREVQRLFYISTPPSVFEPIISNLGSSGMAKAHLHTKFASKVIVEKPFGHDLGSARELNAAINEVFEESQVYRIDHYLGKETVQDLLVQRFANSIFEPIWNREYVSCVQITVAESLGVGSRGGYYDTSGALRDMIQNHTMQLVALTAMEPPVSLDPESIRDEKVKVLKAIQPLALDAEDGDVVRARYESGLVDGEPVKGYKEEEGIPEDSFTETYAALRLSINNWRWKGVPFYIRSGKRMARRASEIAIQFKRPPGILFSEGNKFDVASNTMVISIQPDEGVTLVMNSKIPGLETRTQPVKMHFRYATTFGSNTPEAYERLILDAMIGDSTLFIRGDETEASWKLITPILDHWNEAGEEGLATYAAGSWGPKESEQLLASNGHEWRRSG; encoded by the coding sequence ATGACCCAAGCCAGCGAAGATGAATCCAGACATCCCTTTCTCAAAGGGTTGAGCAAACACCGTGGGGCGCCACCGACGGTCGTCGTAATTTTTGGCGCCTCGGGCGACCTGACCGCGCGCAAACTTGTGCCGGCGATCTTCAACCTGGGCGTGGATAACCTTCTGCCGGGCGACTTTCACCTCATCGGCTACGGTCGTAAGGAGATCCCGGACGAGGAATTTCGCTCACTCATGGACGAGGCGATTGAAGAACATTCCCGCCGGCCGCTCAGTAAAGAAATCTGGGAACGTGTGCGCCACAACACGACTTACCATGCCGGGGGCTATGACGAGGCATCTTCGTTTGCCTCACTGGCGGAGAAGATCGACGGAATCGAAAAAGAGATCGGCCGGGAGGTGCAACGGCTCTTTTACATTTCGACGCCGCCAAGCGTCTTCGAGCCAATCATATCCAACTTGGGCAGCAGCGGGATGGCCAAGGCCCATCTGCACACCAAGTTTGCTTCCAAGGTGATTGTGGAGAAGCCCTTCGGGCACGACCTCGGTTCGGCCCGTGAGTTGAATGCCGCGATTAACGAGGTGTTTGAAGAGTCGCAGGTGTACCGGATCGATCACTACCTCGGGAAAGAGACGGTGCAGGACCTGCTCGTTCAACGTTTTGCCAATTCGATTTTTGAGCCGATCTGGAATCGCGAATACGTCTCCTGCGTGCAAATCACGGTGGCCGAAAGTCTCGGCGTGGGCTCGCGCGGCGGCTACTACGATACCAGTGGCGCGCTGCGGGACATGATTCAGAATCATACCATGCAACTGGTGGCACTGACAGCCATGGAGCCACCCGTCTCGCTCGACCCCGAATCGATTCGCGACGAGAAGGTCAAGGTGTTGAAGGCGATTCAGCCGCTTGCGCTGGATGCCGAGGACGGCGACGTCGTGCGTGCACGCTACGAGAGTGGCTTGGTCGACGGGGAGCCGGTCAAAGGCTACAAGGAAGAAGAGGGTATTCCCGAGGATTCCTTCACCGAAACCTATGCCGCATTGCGCCTTTCCATTAACAATTGGCGCTGGAAGGGCGTGCCCTTCTACATCCGCTCCGGCAAGCGCATGGCCCGACGTGCGAGCGAGATCGCCATACAGTTCAAGCGTCCCCCCGGCATTCTCTTTTCGGAGGGAAACAAATTCGACGTGGCTTCAAACACGATGGTCATCAGCATCCAGCCGGACGAGGGAGTCACCTTGGTGATGAACTCCAAGATCCCCGGCTTGGAGACCCGCACCCAGCCGGTCAAAATGCACTTTCGCTATGCCACGACCTTCGGCTCGAACACCCCGGAGGCGTATGAGCGCCTCATCCTCGACGCCATGATCGGCGACAGTACACTCTTTATCCGTGGTGACGAAACCGAGGCCTCCTGGAAGCTGATCACTCCGATCCTCGACCATTGGAATGAAGCCGGAGAGGAAGGCTTGGCGACGTATGCGGCCGGCTCATGGGGGCCGAAGGAGAGCGAGCAGCTCCTGGCGAGTAACGGGCACGAATGGCGTCGGTCCGGGTAG
- a CDS encoding peroxiredoxin: MALSFFNALLQADELKLGAKAPAVKSIDDRGNPVHLGNALSEGTVLVFFYPKAMTPGCTKQACSLRDGWDELQKREVTIYGVSSDTAKTQAEFREKHSLPFTLIADTDKSVAKAFGKGRWSRQAYLFKDGVLVWRDLSAATSGQMADVVKALDEIESAD, encoded by the coding sequence ATGGCACTCTCATTCTTCAACGCTCTGCTACAGGCAGATGAGCTCAAACTTGGAGCGAAGGCGCCCGCTGTCAAAAGTATCGACGACCGAGGCAACCCTGTCCACCTCGGCAATGCCCTCAGCGAGGGTACTGTTTTGGTTTTCTTCTACCCGAAAGCAATGACCCCCGGCTGCACCAAGCAAGCCTGCAGCTTGCGCGACGGTTGGGACGAACTACAGAAACGTGAGGTTACGATTTATGGCGTGTCTTCCGACACCGCCAAGACCCAAGCAGAATTTCGCGAGAAGCACTCGCTGCCCTTCACCCTGATTGCCGATACGGACAAATCCGTGGCCAAGGCTTTCGGGAAGGGGCGCTGGAGCCGACAAGCCTACTTATTTAAGGATGGCGTGCTGGTTTGGCGCGATCTCAGCGCGGCCACATCCGGCCAGATGGCTGACGTGGTTAAGGCACTCGACGAAATCGAATCAGCCGATTAA
- a CDS encoding Crp/Fnr family transcriptional regulator — translation MTEKVPTTEEFRAGNVIIRQGDHGRAFYVLEKGAVEVVKDDVVLNVLMFPGTIFGEVSAILGKPRTSCVRARMPTTVTKYEGIDLEALVSQHPEIAVKMLETLAGRLEHTTQKLTDSL, via the coding sequence ATGACTGAAAAGGTGCCAACCACAGAAGAATTCCGAGCCGGCAATGTCATCATCCGTCAGGGTGATCATGGCAGAGCATTTTACGTATTGGAGAAAGGAGCCGTCGAAGTCGTAAAAGACGATGTCGTGCTCAACGTCCTGATGTTCCCCGGCACAATATTCGGGGAAGTCAGCGCCATTCTGGGCAAACCGCGCACATCCTGTGTCAGAGCCCGCATGCCGACGACCGTCACAAAATACGAAGGGATTGATCTGGAGGCTCTGGTCAGTCAGCATCCGGAAATTGCGGTGAAGATGCTGGAAACACTGGCTGGACGCCTGGAGCACACCACGCAAAAGCTGACAGATAGTCTGTAA
- a CDS encoding glucose-6-phosphate dehydrogenase assembly protein OpcA, whose product MKDLIDELPGIALPVREVAHRLNTMWQGEGDGSPSEFRASQMNVVLHFGREVTPREATQRFGELIEFAQRYPSRIIVLCPCDSISDGSMRAKLFSQCYIGDSHREMCCCEALMLGYQPDDCGYLGNQVSVWLESDLPTYHWFSRVPAERIEAYFDNLLVGVRRCIYDSSIEEKDLGALDWPEPDRVGDLATARLLPVRQAIGQYLSGYSIEQLCHGLKSVRIRYAESMSGEGRRLLEWIKDCLNECDKCEDCSALKADYDLGECQADDCRLTLELSYEDDRYFRWRMLSGGNLGMVEAYLGKSEEKVTTRVKSLGAEQTIAEALLF is encoded by the coding sequence ATGAAAGATTTGATCGACGAATTGCCCGGCATTGCCTTGCCGGTGCGTGAAGTGGCTCATCGCTTGAATACGATGTGGCAGGGGGAAGGCGACGGGTCTCCGTCGGAGTTCCGCGCTTCGCAAATGAACGTGGTCCTGCACTTTGGGCGTGAAGTCACTCCGCGGGAGGCGACGCAACGGTTCGGCGAGCTGATCGAATTCGCACAGCGCTACCCGAGCCGGATTATCGTGCTCTGCCCCTGCGATTCGATCAGCGACGGCTCGATGCGGGCGAAACTCTTCAGCCAGTGCTATATCGGCGACTCACACCGGGAAATGTGCTGCTGTGAAGCCCTGATGCTGGGCTATCAGCCGGACGATTGTGGCTATCTGGGCAATCAGGTATCGGTTTGGCTGGAATCGGACCTTCCCACTTATCACTGGTTCAGCCGGGTCCCGGCAGAGCGGATTGAGGCCTATTTTGACAATCTTCTGGTCGGGGTTCGCCGTTGTATTTACGACAGCAGCATCGAAGAGAAAGATCTCGGCGCGCTCGACTGGCCCGAGCCGGACCGCGTAGGTGATCTGGCGACCGCGAGGTTATTGCCGGTGCGTCAGGCGATCGGTCAGTATTTGAGTGGCTATTCGATCGAGCAACTCTGCCATGGGCTGAAATCAGTGCGGATCCGGTATGCGGAATCCATGTCCGGGGAAGGCAGACGGCTGCTGGAGTGGATCAAAGACTGCCTTAATGAATGCGACAAATGCGAGGACTGCAGTGCGTTAAAGGCGGACTACGACCTCGGCGAGTGTCAGGCCGACGACTGCCGTCTGACCTTGGAGCTTAGCTACGAAGATGATCGCTACTTCCGCTGGAGGATGTTGAGCGGCGGAAACCTCGGCATGGTCGAGGCGTATTTAGGCAAGTCCGAGGAGAAGGTGACGACCCGCGTCAAGTCGCTGGGTGCGGAGCAAACGATTGCAGAAGCGCTGTTGTTTTAA